In Fervidobacterium nodosum Rt17-B1, one genomic interval encodes:
- a CDS encoding sensor domain-containing diguanylate cyclase: MKQNNFSEEVKNAFISFSELILEFSTERETSLKRKDFEALLKVLVDNIPFIHSGSVLLQDVDGSFYYIAAYNHDYKLLEKIRFKKEEMFMRRFKHVYIIKRKSIDFIKELSQKVGNIDDTLKESVKSIENIKAFVSIPIRVQRKIVGFFNLDTWEDEYTFEKNNFLPFAEMISDLLSLSVERFELIKSVKELNEKINKVVMFDPVTHLPNYKVLGNYFDKYVSLAKRDSSNLYLIKIKFENIDEVDRKHGFDYGNNILQKFAKIIEKNIRRSDILVSLNRESFAVLAISKSFPYNIFDRLNDSIVKFINSQNLDLTCTIGISEYGVDGKDVDSLINSAEEKSKPVKESKSVKV; encoded by the coding sequence ATGAAGCAAAATAATTTTTCTGAAGAAGTGAAAAATGCTTTTATAAGCTTCAGCGAACTTATTCTTGAATTTTCAACGGAGAGAGAAACTTCCTTGAAAAGAAAAGATTTTGAAGCATTGTTGAAGGTATTAGTTGATAATATACCATTTATCCACAGTGGAAGTGTGCTACTTCAAGATGTTGATGGCTCTTTTTATTACATTGCGGCTTATAACCACGATTACAAATTGCTGGAAAAGATAAGGTTTAAAAAGGAAGAAATGTTTATGAGAAGGTTTAAACATGTTTATATCATTAAAAGAAAAAGTATTGATTTTATAAAAGAATTATCACAGAAAGTAGGAAATATTGATGATACTCTTAAAGAATCGGTCAAAAGTATTGAAAATATTAAGGCCTTTGTTTCTATTCCAATAAGGGTTCAGAGAAAAATTGTAGGCTTCTTCAACCTCGATACATGGGAAGATGAATATACTTTTGAGAAAAACAATTTTTTACCTTTCGCAGAAATGATAAGCGATTTACTTTCTTTATCTGTAGAGCGTTTTGAACTTATAAAGTCAGTGAAAGAACTCAACGAAAAGATAAACAAAGTTGTTATGTTTGATCCCGTTACTCATCTTCCAAATTACAAGGTACTTGGAAATTATTTTGATAAATACGTTTCTTTGGCTAAGAGAGATTCCAGTAATCTTTATCTTATAAAAATTAAATTTGAAAACATTGACGAAGTAGATAGAAAACATGGTTTTGATTACGGAAATAATATTTTACAAAAATTCGCAAAAATAATTGAAAAGAATATTAGGAGAAGTGATATTTTAGTTTCGTTGAATAGAGAAAGTTTTGCCGTTTTGGCTATATCAAAATCATTTCCTTACAACATTTTTGATAGATTGAATGATAGTATAGTGAAGTTTATAAATTCCCAAAATCTAGATTTGACATGCACTATTGGTATAAGTGAATATGGCGTAGATGGAAAGGATGTGGATTCTCTAATCAATTCAGCTGAAGAAAAATCAAAACCAGTAAAAGAATCAAAATCTGTAAAAGTATAA
- a CDS encoding homocysteine biosynthesis protein: MAKTIEEINNKIAKGEIVVLTAEEVVKMAKEEGIKEVAKKVDVVTTGTFAPMCSSGAFINFGHTLPPMRMEKINLGGVGVYGGIAAVDGYIGATQESEYDKSFGGGHIIELLIKGEDILLEAWGKGTDCYPGKYFKTYINKETINDFFLFNPRNAYQNYAAATNSSDETIYTYMGKLLPNYGNVTYSTSGELSPLLKDPKMLTIGVGTRIFLGGGIGYVSWYGTQFRNVVKINDKGIPIVPSRTLALVGDAKKMSTEFIKGAYFKNYGVTLFVGVGIPIPILNEEIAYYVSLSNRDIQTEIKDYSKIDKPTIKVVNYEELQSGYVEINGKKVKTSSLSSLNKARDISKILKNWIKEGMFFLTNPVEKLHEERKLKSLSDKKIVDEPMRENYITLKSKIEKTCVNCGACVSLCSTNALYFDENREVRYDASKCTYCLLCSDSCPQGIRLPYEKSEN, from the coding sequence TACAACAGGAACTTTTGCTCCGATGTGTTCAAGCGGTGCGTTTATTAACTTTGGGCATACTTTACCACCTATGAGGATGGAAAAGATAAACTTAGGAGGTGTTGGAGTTTACGGAGGAATTGCTGCTGTAGACGGATATATTGGGGCCACTCAAGAATCTGAATATGATAAGTCATTTGGTGGTGGACATATAATTGAGCTTTTAATAAAGGGAGAAGATATATTACTTGAAGCTTGGGGAAAAGGTACAGATTGTTATCCGGGAAAATATTTTAAAACATACATTAATAAAGAAACGATAAATGATTTTTTCTTGTTTAACCCAAGAAATGCTTATCAAAATTACGCTGCAGCAACAAATAGCTCAGATGAAACAATTTACACTTACATGGGTAAGTTATTACCAAACTATGGAAATGTAACTTATTCAACTTCTGGAGAGCTTAGTCCTCTTCTAAAAGATCCGAAGATGCTTACAATTGGTGTAGGTACAAGGATATTCTTAGGTGGTGGTATAGGATACGTTTCATGGTATGGTACTCAGTTTAGAAACGTTGTTAAAATAAATGACAAAGGTATTCCAATTGTACCTTCAAGAACCTTGGCACTTGTTGGGGATGCTAAAAAAATGAGTACGGAGTTTATTAAAGGCGCGTACTTTAAAAATTATGGAGTTACTTTATTTGTTGGTGTTGGGATTCCAATCCCCATATTAAACGAAGAAATAGCTTATTATGTTAGTTTATCAAACAGAGACATACAAACAGAAATTAAAGACTATTCGAAAATTGATAAACCAACAATAAAAGTAGTTAATTATGAAGAACTGCAAAGCGGATATGTTGAAATAAATGGTAAAAAAGTTAAAACAAGTTCATTATCAAGTTTGAATAAAGCTAGAGATATTTCTAAAATATTGAAAAACTGGATAAAGGAAGGTATGTTCTTTTTGACTAATCCAGTTGAAAAACTCCACGAGGAAAGAAAATTAAAAAGCCTTTCAGATAAAAAAATTGTAGATGAACCTATGAGAGAAAACTATATAACTTTGAAGAGTAAAATCGAGAAAACTTGTGTGAATTGCGGCGCGTGTGTTAGTTTGTGTAGTACCAATGCACTTTATTTTGATGAAAATAGAGAAGTTAGATACGATGCTTCAAAGTGTACTTATTGTCTATTGTGTTCGGATTCTTGTCCTCAAGGTATAAGATTACCTTACGAGAAATCAGAAAATTAA
- a CDS encoding L-serine ammonia-lyase, iron-sulfur-dependent, subunit alpha: MIREIFFDNVKLSYGCTEPVAVGLSVAVGKGYLRGVLKSIDVIMDRNTYKNGLEVGIPGTHLHGFDLAIALAYLVGKPEYGLQVFKDVNSHVLSKAYELKDKIRVSYENSYNLHIKTKLEADNEVLIEITDSHDNISKIVVDGNEIRNTQTSVNFKKDLVKSISLNDIFEYIENPDLDVVNVVKEGIKYNVNAAREGIKKEGNFGYALEEGIPAYVAAGVDERMNGELIPIMTVAGSGNQGIASIVPPTLYGRENEMPEEKIEKAVLLSILVTTYIKAFTGVLTPVCGAGSIASAGSSAAITYLAGGNAEQIKNAINNVLATLFGMTCDGAKRGCALKASIGTQMALNASKLALKDTNIPCGNGFAAKDVEETIRRIELLTKSLRQFDQDVIDFIGHC, from the coding sequence ATAATCAGGGAGATATTTTTCGATAATGTAAAATTATCGTATGGCTGCACGGAACCTGTTGCTGTAGGTTTGTCGGTTGCCGTTGGGAAAGGGTATTTGAGGGGTGTATTGAAAAGCATAGATGTGATAATGGACAGAAATACATATAAAAATGGTTTAGAAGTAGGTATACCTGGTACTCACTTACATGGATTTGACCTCGCAATAGCTCTTGCGTATCTTGTAGGAAAACCAGAATATGGCTTGCAAGTTTTCAAAGATGTGAATTCACATGTACTTTCAAAAGCTTATGAATTGAAAGATAAAATAAGAGTTAGCTATGAGAATTCGTATAATCTCCATATCAAAACAAAGCTTGAAGCAGATAACGAAGTGTTGATTGAAATAACTGATTCACATGATAATATTAGCAAAATAGTTGTTGATGGGAATGAAATAAGAAACACTCAAACGAGTGTTAATTTTAAGAAAGATTTGGTTAAATCAATTTCTTTGAACGATATCTTTGAATACATTGAAAATCCTGATTTAGATGTTGTAAATGTTGTAAAAGAAGGCATAAAATACAATGTTAACGCTGCAAGGGAAGGAATAAAAAAAGAAGGGAATTTTGGATATGCACTGGAAGAAGGAATACCCGCATATGTTGCTGCTGGTGTTGATGAGAGAATGAATGGCGAATTGATACCAATAATGACTGTAGCTGGTAGTGGTAATCAGGGTATAGCATCGATAGTTCCCCCAACATTGTACGGTAGGGAAAATGAAATGCCAGAAGAAAAAATAGAAAAGGCAGTTTTGTTAAGTATTCTTGTAACAACTTACATAAAAGCGTTCACAGGTGTTTTAACACCTGTGTGCGGTGCAGGATCCATAGCATCAGCTGGCAGTAGTGCTGCAATAACTTACCTTGCAGGTGGTAACGCTGAGCAAATAAAAAATGCTATAAATAACGTTTTAGCGACGCTTTTTGGTATGACTTGCGACGGAGCTAAACGAGGCTGTGCACTGAAAGCAAGTATAGGTACACAAATGGCACTGAACGCTTCAAAATTGGCGCTTAAAGACACAAATATACCATGTGGAAATGGCTTTGCTGCAAAAGATGTTGAAGAAACTATTAGAAGAATTGAACTATTAACAAAATCTCTAAGGCAATTTGACCAAGATGTCATTGATTTTATTGGTCATTGTTAG
- a CDS encoding histidine kinase N-terminal 7TM domain-containing protein translates to MIFYVPIFIIFLFLYNSIIALQTITVFARYKVKELSYAGIFVSAVIMLYSFGYAMELIFITSSDISSAFLWYKIQYFAIAFISFSFFVFVNAFVGRKIKKNIVIPLMIIPLITLILLWTNQFHHLYLKGYLENGKYTIPGPWYYIKLVLYKTYLRIHTHWL, encoded by the coding sequence ATGATATTCTATGTACCGATTTTTATTATATTTTTGTTTCTGTACAATTCTATAATTGCGCTTCAAACAATAACAGTATTCGCAAGATACAAGGTGAAGGAGCTTTCTTATGCAGGAATTTTCGTTTCGGCTGTAATAATGTTGTACTCGTTTGGATACGCTATGGAATTGATCTTTATAACTTCCAGTGATATAAGCTCTGCTTTTCTGTGGTACAAAATACAGTATTTCGCAATAGCATTTATCTCTTTTAGTTTTTTTGTATTTGTAAACGCGTTTGTTGGAAGAAAAATTAAGAAAAATATAGTCATTCCACTAATGATTATTCCATTAATCACTCTTATTTTACTTTGGACAAATCAATTTCATCATCTTTACTTGAAAGGATACCTTGAAAACGGAAAATATACCATACCAGGTCCTTGGTATTATATAAAATTGGTATTATATAAAACTTATTTACGAATACATACTCATTGGCTTTAG
- a CDS encoding UPF0280 family protein, with the protein MKSSKIPIVKRFYRESYSKDITGFFVKYKYTDIWVGVDNFDLEMLDFTYETVKRLYNELEDYIRKNKEFKTSLVPIGYDGNAPEIAKKMIEASNTAGVGPMACVAGAFSQLVGKNLIEKYKSKKVIVENGGDIYINSFDETRIGIFSNFDSEFNRLSIVLSSGEFGVCSSSGKIGHSLNFGNADIVTVIAKNSLIADGFATKLSNMVKISGDITDVLEYTKSFLEDVIYGVVIIINGKMGVIGNVRFEI; encoded by the coding sequence ATGAAATCAAGTAAAATTCCTATTGTTAAAAGGTTTTACAGGGAAAGTTATTCAAAAGATATCACAGGCTTTTTTGTTAAGTACAAGTACACGGATATCTGGGTAGGAGTTGACAATTTTGACCTTGAAATGCTCGATTTTACGTATGAAACTGTGAAAAGACTTTACAATGAGTTGGAAGACTATATAAGGAAAAATAAGGAATTTAAAACTTCTTTGGTACCTATTGGATATGATGGCAATGCCCCAGAAATTGCTAAAAAAATGATAGAAGCTTCAAATACTGCCGGTGTAGGTCCGATGGCATGTGTAGCTGGTGCCTTTTCTCAGTTGGTTGGTAAAAATTTGATTGAGAAGTACAAAAGTAAAAAAGTTATCGTTGAGAATGGCGGTGATATATACATCAATTCGTTCGATGAAACAAGAATAGGAATATTCTCCAACTTTGATAGTGAATTTAACCGATTGTCTATAGTTCTCAGTTCTGGAGAATTTGGTGTGTGTAGTTCATCTGGAAAGATAGGTCATTCTCTTAATTTTGGTAATGCGGATATCGTTACAGTTATAGCCAAAAACTCACTAATAGCAGATGGATTTGCAACTAAACTTTCAAATATGGTAAAAATAAGCGGAGATATTACAGATGTCTTGGAATACACAAAAAGTTTTTTGGAAGATGTAATATATGGGGTAGTAATTATAATTAATGGAAAAATGGGAGTTATAGGGAATGTGAGGTTCGAAATATAG
- a CDS encoding ATP-binding protein produces MIPLSLNIIYIILKMNIDLTAFGLMASIIILFYESQKKYGLDFREVAKEITFDSTNDMIVLIDKEEHILSYNKSFSSMVKEFLGIEELAYKNISEILSQECISVIRNGYGIVEKFGRYFQISVVDIKEKVKNSKFEGKAVFFHEITDIKKLEEEVIAESKKYQTLFEFSPLGILVEDSNGNILDVNPEFCKINCLRKEELIGQHVSILAPKEDYEQVIKNIKEIISGKTLIHTVRNLSRSGEVKYLELYERKITLPDGKDGILSIQKDITKIVMAQKVIKSLAKYQQIILQLALNIINTPVEKIDKEIKRAIELIAKELNTNRIRVYKFSADGSFNSISNWFYSNNPIENTFVSFNIKDISGKELDELMAGKQFSIAKQNVSNEFIKKMFGENSISLITPIKINENVIGFISAAFKEDRALTVAEKRIFLLLATLLANSEIRKKYEEELIKAKQEAEKANQAKSIFLANMSHEIRTPLNGIIGFTNLLKETKLDEKQEKYVSIILKSSELLLEIINDILDLAKIESGKYQLEPLETNLKMELQSSLLLYEAKAKEKNVEYEIRIDKEISDCLILDSVRLQQVMFNLINNAIKFTPAGGSVKVFVKKISEDEEHENIRFSVIDTGIGIPKEKLEKIFEPFEQASVSVTKKYGGTGLGLAISNLIVSMMGSKIIVESEEEKGSHFYFDLKLKKCSKKEITQDMKTIKSKKYNAKVLVAEDYEINRILIEEILNKYDIKPDFAVNGKEAVEMALNKDYDIIFMDVLMPEMDGIEATKKIKAIKPNLPIIALTAHALKSVKEEVLSVGMNDYITKPIKIADLERVLNKFCSHLESSEKSEKEARIFNANIVGEKREINEIEKDIEITKQEQGFDEEFMKELIKMFINSTKESILNIRNALPKVDFKTIQREAHSIKGAARSLNFNSIGELAYQLEIKAKEKDDSFDYETHLTQIEEKLRNVINFFRIKYEKNN; encoded by the coding sequence ATGATTCCTCTCTCATTAAATATTATATACATAATTTTAAAGATGAACATAGACTTGACTGCTTTTGGACTGATGGCAAGTATAATTATTCTTTTTTACGAATCTCAAAAAAAGTACGGATTAGATTTTAGAGAAGTAGCAAAGGAGATAACATTTGATTCTACTAATGATATGATAGTTCTTATTGATAAAGAAGAACACATTCTTAGTTACAATAAATCTTTTTCTTCAATGGTAAAAGAGTTTCTTGGTATAGAAGAATTAGCTTACAAAAACATATCAGAGATTTTGTCACAAGAATGTATTTCCGTAATAAGAAATGGTTATGGCATTGTCGAAAAATTTGGTAGATATTTTCAAATAAGTGTTGTTGATATTAAAGAAAAAGTTAAAAACTCAAAATTTGAAGGAAAAGCTGTCTTTTTCCATGAAATAACGGATATTAAAAAATTAGAAGAAGAAGTTATCGCTGAAAGTAAGAAATATCAAACACTCTTTGAATTTTCCCCTCTTGGAATTCTTGTAGAAGATTCTAATGGTAACATTTTAGATGTCAATCCAGAATTTTGTAAGATAAATTGTTTAAGAAAAGAAGAACTAATCGGTCAACATGTATCTATTCTCGCACCAAAGGAAGATTACGAACAGGTTATAAAAAATATCAAAGAAATTATCTCTGGAAAAACCCTTATCCACACAGTTAGAAACCTGTCTCGTAGTGGAGAAGTAAAGTACCTTGAACTATACGAAAGAAAAATAACACTTCCTGATGGTAAAGATGGTATATTGTCTATCCAAAAAGATATAACAAAAATTGTTATGGCACAGAAGGTTATAAAATCGCTTGCAAAATACCAACAGATAATTCTTCAACTTGCTCTAAACATTATAAACACACCTGTTGAAAAGATTGATAAAGAAATTAAAAGAGCAATTGAACTCATTGCAAAAGAATTAAACACAAATAGAATTAGAGTCTATAAATTTTCAGCAGATGGCAGTTTTAATTCGATAAGTAACTGGTTTTATTCTAATAATCCTATTGAAAACACCTTCGTATCGTTTAACATTAAAGATATAAGTGGAAAAGAATTAGATGAACTAATGGCAGGTAAACAATTTTCAATAGCAAAACAAAATGTTTCAAATGAATTTATCAAAAAAATGTTTGGAGAAAATTCTATCTCACTCATTACTCCGATAAAAATAAACGAAAATGTTATAGGTTTCATAAGTGCAGCCTTTAAGGAAGATAGAGCGTTAACTGTTGCCGAAAAGAGGATTTTCTTGTTACTCGCGACGCTACTTGCAAACTCGGAAATCAGAAAAAAATACGAAGAAGAATTAATAAAAGCAAAACAAGAAGCTGAAAAGGCCAATCAAGCTAAAAGCATTTTCCTTGCTAATATGAGCCATGAGATAAGAACTCCTCTTAACGGAATAATAGGATTTACAAATTTACTTAAAGAAACAAAACTTGATGAAAAACAAGAAAAGTACGTTTCGATAATTCTAAAGTCAAGTGAATTATTACTAGAAATAATCAATGATATCTTAGATCTGGCAAAAATTGAAAGTGGTAAATACCAACTTGAACCATTAGAAACAAATTTAAAGATGGAACTCCAAAGCTCACTATTACTATATGAAGCAAAGGCAAAAGAAAAAAATGTTGAATATGAAATAAGAATAGATAAAGAAATAAGCGATTGCTTAATACTTGATAGTGTAAGGTTGCAACAAGTTATGTTTAATCTCATAAACAACGCGATAAAATTTACTCCAGCCGGTGGCTCTGTAAAAGTTTTTGTAAAAAAGATTTCTGAAGATGAAGAGCATGAAAATATAAGATTTTCAGTAATTGATACAGGAATAGGTATTCCAAAAGAAAAACTCGAAAAAATATTTGAACCTTTCGAACAGGCAAGTGTGTCCGTAACGAAAAAGTATGGTGGAACGGGGTTAGGTTTGGCTATAAGCAATTTAATAGTTAGTATGATGGGGTCAAAGATAATTGTAGAGAGCGAAGAAGAAAAAGGAAGTCATTTTTATTTTGATTTAAAATTAAAAAAGTGTTCTAAGAAAGAAATTACACAAGACATGAAAACAATAAAATCAAAAAAGTACAATGCAAAAGTATTAGTTGCTGAAGACTACGAAATAAATAGGATACTTATAGAAGAAATACTAAACAAATACGATATAAAACCAGATTTTGCAGTAAATGGTAAAGAAGCCGTTGAGATGGCATTAAATAAAGATTACGACATTATCTTTATGGATGTATTAATGCCAGAAATGGATGGTATAGAAGCAACAAAGAAAATAAAAGCGATAAAACCTAACCTTCCAATTATAGCACTTACCGCACACGCATTAAAAAGTGTAAAAGAAGAAGTATTATCCGTTGGTATGAATGATTACATAACAAAACCTATAAAAATTGCTGATTTAGAAAGAGTTTTAAATAAATTCTGTAGTCATTTAGAATCGTCTGAAAAAAGTGAAAAAGAAGCGCGAATTTTTAATGCAAATATTGTTGGAGAAAAAAGAGAAATAAACGAAATCGAAAAAGATATAGAAATAACTAAGCAAGAACAAGGTTTTGACGAAGAGTTTATGAAAGAATTAATCAAAATGTTTATAAATTCCACCAAAGAAAGCATTTTAAACATACGGAATGCTTTACCAAAAGTCGATTTTAAGACTATTCAAAGGGAAGCACATAGTATAAAAGGTGCAGCTAGGTCTCTTAACTTCAATAGTATTGGAGAACTTGCTTATCAATTAGAAATAAAAGCAAAAGAAAAAGATGATTCGTTTGATTATGAAACTCATTTAACTCAGATAGAAGAAAAACTAAGAAACGTTATTAATTTTTTCAGAATAAAATACGAAAAGAATAATTAA
- a CDS encoding class I SAM-dependent methyltransferase, with translation MSEDKNSFEHYYSEEPQSVLRVRDVELKLKNGHVYKFKSPSGVYSFGKVDKATEILINHCENISGKVLDIGCGYGVIGITLKKENPSIELFMSDVNKRAVEFAKINAKDNNIQADIRQGNLYEPWEGYLFDHIISNPPIVAGKEVWMKLIEGAFQHLKDGGTLQLVAYHNKGGERIKNYMKEIFGNAEDVWKEGGIRIYISKKING, from the coding sequence TTGAGTGAAGATAAAAATAGTTTTGAACATTATTATTCTGAAGAACCACAATCAGTCTTAAGAGTTAGGGATGTTGAACTAAAGCTTAAGAATGGCCATGTTTACAAATTTAAAAGTCCATCAGGTGTGTATTCTTTTGGAAAGGTAGATAAAGCAACAGAAATACTTATAAATCACTGTGAAAATATCAGTGGAAAAGTGTTAGATATAGGTTGTGGGTACGGAGTTATCGGAATTACATTAAAGAAGGAAAATCCATCTATAGAACTTTTCATGTCCGATGTTAATAAACGTGCTGTCGAATTTGCAAAGATAAACGCAAAAGATAACAATATACAAGCTGATATTAGGCAAGGAAACCTTTACGAACCTTGGGAAGGTTATCTTTTTGACCATATTATATCTAATCCTCCAATTGTTGCTGGAAAAGAAGTATGGATGAAGCTTATAGAAGGTGCTTTTCAACATCTCAAGGATGGTGGTACACTTCAGCTAGTAGCTTATCACAACAAAGGTGGAGAGAGGATTAAAAATTACATGAAAGAGATATTTGGTAACGCTGAAGATGTATGGAAAGAAGGAGGAATAAGGATTTATATTTCGAAAAAAATAAATGGATAA
- a CDS encoding sodium ion-translocating decarboxylase subunit beta gives MALNLFLGVLNLSIGNLVMIFIGIFLIYLAISKEYEPALLIPIGFSTILVNIPLSSAVDQVIDGVLHKGVLNIFFDIGIITEIFPLLIFIAVGSMIDFGPLLENPIMFLFGAAAQFGIFATMVVATLLGFDIKQAASIGIIGAADGPTSIYVAGRFAKELLGPISVAAYSYMSLVPIIQPPVIKLLTTKEERKIKMEPKGVKINKKIRIIFPILVTLVASLLAPSSAALIGFLMFGNLLRECGVLNSISKTAQNELAHIVTIFLGLSIGSTMTADKFLRPQTLFILLLGLVAFIFDTAGGVLFAKFLNLFLKRKINPMLGAAGISAFPMSARVIHQLGRKEDPTNYLLMYAVGANVAGQIGSVLAGGILIALVSGI, from the coding sequence ATGGCTTTGAATTTGTTTTTAGGTGTTTTAAACTTAAGCATAGGGAATTTGGTTATGATTTTTATTGGAATCTTTTTAATCTATTTAGCTATATCAAAAGAATACGAACCAGCATTACTAATTCCAATTGGATTTTCAACCATTTTAGTTAACATTCCTCTGAGTTCAGCAGTTGATCAGGTTATAGATGGTGTACTTCACAAAGGTGTCTTGAATATATTCTTCGATATTGGTATTATAACAGAAATTTTTCCACTTTTGATATTTATTGCTGTAGGTTCTATGATTGATTTTGGACCATTACTTGAAAATCCGATAATGTTTTTATTTGGTGCCGCTGCTCAATTTGGAATTTTTGCAACGATGGTTGTCGCGACTTTGTTAGGTTTTGATATAAAACAAGCAGCATCGATAGGAATAATAGGTGCAGCCGATGGACCAACTTCTATTTATGTTGCTGGTAGATTTGCAAAAGAACTTTTAGGACCTATTTCTGTTGCGGCTTATTCTTATATGTCCCTTGTCCCTATAATTCAACCACCTGTAATAAAGTTACTTACGACAAAAGAAGAAAGAAAGATAAAAATGGAACCTAAAGGAGTCAAGATAAATAAAAAAATTAGAATAATTTTCCCAATATTGGTAACTCTGGTTGCAAGTTTACTAGCTCCAAGTTCTGCTGCATTAATTGGCTTTTTGATGTTTGGCAACCTTTTAAGAGAATGCGGTGTTTTGAATAGTATATCGAAGACTGCTCAAAATGAACTTGCGCATATAGTTACTATATTCCTTGGCTTATCAATAGGATCGACGATGACTGCAGATAAGTTCCTTAGACCGCAAACACTTTTTATATTGCTTCTTGGGCTTGTTGCTTTTATTTTCGATACAGCTGGAGGGGTTTTATTTGCTAAGTTTTTGAATTTATTTTTAAAGCGTAAGATAAATCCTATGCTTGGAGCAGCTGGAATTTCCGCTTTTCCTATGTCCGCAAGGGTAATTCATCAACTTGGAAGGAAAGAAGATCCTACAAATTATTTGCTTATGTACGCAGTGGGAGCAAACGTTGCAGGGCAGATAGGTTCTGTTTTAGCTGGCGGAATATTAATTGCACTTGTCAGTGGAATATGA
- a CDS encoding methylenetetrahydrofolate reductase: MKIVEKLRNEKIVSIEIIPPKRGEDVEKIFATLDKLMDYNISFINITRHPSEIDYLETENGIIKVQKIKRPGTIGLTAALMKRYNIDVVPHLVCKGMNKFEMEDILIDLSIMGVENVFVVRGEEVKSVAKSDYKYASDLVKQISDMNNGRYLYTEAKPTNFCIGVAGYPEKHFEAPNLDVDLRFLKQKVDNGADFIITQMVFDAAIYEKFVEKSRSMGINIPIIPGVKPVVSKKSIYSIPKKFFVNIPQKFVEKMEEAKSESEEFEIGVRFTVELIKNLLEKDAPGVHIFTMGRGEEVCKVLKLLREGGILNV, translated from the coding sequence TTGAAAATCGTTGAAAAATTAAGAAATGAAAAGATAGTTTCGATAGAGATAATCCCTCCTAAGAGAGGAGAAGATGTTGAAAAAATATTTGCCACTTTAGATAAGTTGATGGATTATAACATATCTTTCATAAATATAACGCGCCATCCGTCTGAAATAGATTATTTAGAAACGGAAAATGGAATAATTAAGGTTCAAAAGATAAAAAGACCAGGAACAATAGGTTTGACTGCCGCTTTGATGAAAAGGTACAATATCGATGTTGTTCCTCATTTGGTTTGCAAAGGTATGAACAAATTTGAGATGGAGGATATTTTAATAGACTTGTCTATAATGGGTGTTGAAAATGTCTTTGTAGTGCGTGGGGAAGAAGTTAAATCTGTAGCGAAGAGTGACTATAAATATGCTTCAGATTTGGTTAAGCAAATATCTGATATGAACAATGGGAGATACCTTTACACAGAAGCCAAACCAACAAATTTTTGTATAGGAGTTGCGGGATATCCAGAAAAGCATTTTGAAGCTCCGAATCTAGACGTTGATTTAAGGTTTTTAAAACAGAAAGTTGATAATGGCGCTGATTTTATAATAACTCAAATGGTTTTTGATGCAGCAATTTATGAAAAATTTGTTGAAAAATCTCGAAGTATGGGGATAAATATACCGATTATACCGGGTGTAAAACCTGTGGTAAGTAAGAAGTCAATTTATTCTATTCCAAAGAAGTTTTTCGTGAATATTCCACAAAAATTTGTTGAAAAAATGGAAGAAGCTAAATCTGAAAGTGAAGAATTTGAAATAGGTGTCCGTTTTACTGTTGAACTAATCAAAAATCTTCTTGAAAAAGATGCTCCGGGGGTTCATATTTTTACGATGGGACGAGGGGAAGAAGTTTGCAAGGTTTTGAAGTTACTAAGAGAAGGAGGAATTTTAAATGTCTGA